The Chryseobacterium geocarposphaerae genomic sequence TTCCATCAAAGTCAGTTGCTACTTCTTCAATGATTGGTCCCAATGTTCTGCACGGTCCGCACCATACAGCCCAAAAGTCTACTAATACCGGCTTATCTGATTTCAAAACCGTTTCCTGAAATGAGCTATCTGTAATTTCTAAAGCCATTTTTGTTTCTTTTATTTTAATTAATATTATTTTTTCTTTTTCCGTTAAATTGGATATTCAAAATTACGCATTTTGAGCAATAGACCTATCTATGCTCAACATTTGTATTTTCTATAACGAAATCTTTAGAAATTTCTTTCAAAGCTGTTACCAGAGCGTCAATATCTTCTTTAGTCGTTAAATGGCTGAAAGAGATACGAAGCGGCGTACAGTGATCCATTTCGTCTTCAGATAATACCATCATCATCACCATGGAAGGTTTTGACGCTCCTGAAGAACAAGCGCTCCCTTGAGAAATAGCAATTCCTTTCATATCCAGCTGAAGCCCAATTAAAGGGTTTTTATAAGGCAATAATGCACTTAAAACTGTATAAAGACTGTTTTCCTTCTCTGCACTTCTCCCGTTGAATTTAATCCCTGGAATTTCCGCTGTAAGTCTTTCTTCTGCATAGCTCTTTATTTCCTGCATATGGTTGGTATATGCTTCCATATTGTTTAAAGAGAGTTCTAAGGCTTTTCCTAAGCCAACGATTCCTGCAACATTCTCAGTTCCGGCTCTCAAACTTCTTTCCTGAGGTCCTCCTGTAATAATTCCTTTTAAACCGCTTGATTTTCTGATAAAAGCAAAACCTACTCCTTTCGGACCATGGAATTTATGAGCACTACAAGATGCAAAATCAACCTGAATATCAGAGAAATCCAAATTCATATGAGCCATCGTCTGTACCGTATCTGAATGGAAAAGAGC encodes the following:
- a CDS encoding cysteine desulfurase family protein codes for the protein MNKIYLDNAATTPLSEEVIDAMVATMKMNFGNPSSTHSFGQEAKILIENVRRQVADYLHVTPAEIIFTSCGTESNNMIIKSSVEHLGVERIISSPLEHKCVSESVLDMKNRKGVEVNYIRPNEKGDIDLTKLEELLKASDKKTLVTLMHANNEIGNILDIKKVAELCKAHNALFHSDTVQTMAHMNLDFSDIQVDFASCSAHKFHGPKGVGFAFIRKSSGLKGIITGGPQERSLRAGTENVAGIVGLGKALELSLNNMEAYTNHMQEIKSYAEERLTAEIPGIKFNGRSAEKENSLYTVLSALLPYKNPLIGLQLDMKGIAISQGSACSSGASKPSMVMMMVLSEDEMDHCTPLRISFSHLTTKEDIDALVTALKEISKDFVIENTNVEHR